The following coding sequences lie in one Streptomyces sp. NBC_00510 genomic window:
- a CDS encoding VOC family protein, with the protein MNLKLEMIVLPVSDTDRAKAFYEKVGFRLDVDYTANEEFRVVHFTPPGSECSIIFGEGMTPIAPGSFQGLYLIVSDIEEAHAELVGRGIEVSEIFHDAGGLLYHGHEGGDVTYDRVGQKQLAGLHPERASYGSFLTFSDPDGNGWVLQEVSQRLPGR; encoded by the coding sequence ATGAACCTGAAGCTCGAAATGATCGTGCTGCCCGTCTCCGACACCGACCGGGCCAAGGCCTTCTACGAGAAGGTCGGATTCCGCCTGGACGTCGACTACACGGCCAACGAGGAATTCCGGGTCGTGCACTTCACGCCGCCCGGCTCCGAGTGCTCGATCATTTTCGGCGAGGGAATGACTCCTATCGCACCCGGCTCGTTCCAGGGCCTGTATCTCATCGTCTCCGACATCGAGGAGGCCCACGCGGAGCTCGTCGGCCGCGGCATCGAGGTCAGCGAGATCTTCCACGACGCCGGCGGGCTGCTGTACCACGGCCACGAGGGCGGGGACGTCACTTACGACCGTGTCGGCCAGAAGCAGCTGGCCGGGCTGCATCCCGAGCGCGCCTCCTACGGCTCCTTCCTCACCTTCAGCGACCCGGACGGCAACGGATGGGTGCTCCAGGAGGTCTCGCAGCGCCTCCCCGGCCGCTGA
- a CDS encoding NADP-dependent oxidoreductase, with amino-acid sequence MPKHTMRAVRLHEHGGPEVLRYDEVPMPEPGPGEVLVRVHAVGVNPPDWYLRDGMSNLPPEVRPKFSLPVIPGTDLSGVVEAVAADVDGFSVGDEVFGLLRFPSFDGSTYAEYVAAPASDLALKPAGIDHVHAAGAPMAGLTAWQFLIELGHDHPSPFQAAQHRPVPLDADTTVLVNGAAGGVGHFALQLAKWKGARVIAVASGAHESFLRELGADEFIDYTKNRPEELVHDVDLVLDAVGGPHSKRFLHTLKRGGSQFPVFFGEFDEEETAKLGVTVTGTQVRSNGAQLAELARLLEAGTVRVAIDSTFALTDARAAHERAARGHIRGKIVLTVA; translated from the coding sequence ATGCCGAAACACACGATGAGGGCGGTCCGGCTCCATGAGCACGGCGGTCCTGAGGTTCTGCGGTACGACGAGGTGCCGATGCCCGAGCCGGGGCCGGGTGAGGTGCTCGTTCGTGTGCACGCGGTCGGCGTCAATCCCCCCGACTGGTACCTGCGCGACGGGATGTCCAACCTGCCTCCGGAGGTGAGGCCGAAGTTCAGCCTGCCCGTGATTCCGGGGACGGACCTGTCGGGCGTCGTCGAGGCCGTCGCCGCGGATGTGGACGGCTTCTCCGTCGGGGACGAGGTCTTCGGTCTCCTTCGCTTCCCCAGCTTCGACGGCAGCACCTACGCCGAGTACGTGGCCGCGCCCGCGTCGGACCTCGCGCTCAAGCCGGCCGGCATCGATCACGTGCACGCCGCCGGGGCGCCCATGGCCGGGCTCACGGCGTGGCAGTTCCTGATCGAGCTCGGACACGATCACCCGTCGCCCTTCCAGGCGGCGCAGCACCGTCCGGTGCCACTCGACGCCGACACGACGGTGCTCGTCAACGGCGCCGCGGGGGGCGTGGGACACTTCGCGCTTCAGCTGGCGAAATGGAAGGGTGCACGGGTCATCGCGGTGGCGTCGGGCGCACACGAATCCTTCCTGCGCGAACTCGGCGCCGACGAGTTCATCGACTACACCAAGAACCGTCCCGAGGAACTCGTGCACGACGTCGACCTCGTTCTCGACGCCGTCGGCGGCCCCCACAGCAAGCGCTTCCTGCACACGCTCAAGCGCGGCGGCTCCCAGTTCCCCGTGTTCTTCGGCGAATTCGACGAAGAGGAGACCGCGAAGCTGGGCGTCACCGTCACGGGCACCCAGGTCCGCTCGAACGGCGCGCAGCTTGCCGAACTGGCACGCCTGCTCGAGGCGGGCACGGTCCGCGTCGCGATCGACAGCACGTTTGCGCTCACGGATGCCCGAGCCGCGCACGAACGCGCCGCCCGAGGGCACATCCGGGGGAAGATCGTGCTCACAGTCGCTTAG
- a CDS encoding TetR/AcrR family transcriptional regulator, whose translation MRADARKNRDHLLAVAGTAITEQGVDVSLRDIARRADVGLATLLRHFPTREALLDALLRTSFDELTAKAGALETAGSPDDALVSWLRDCVAWTTEYRGAVVLMAAAIEDTESALHASCVTLRAAGARLLTRAQAAGTARTDMDGDDVFALVAALAWLGDQPSLAPRADHLFDVVASAILTSAASSDAEGGTPPSRP comes from the coding sequence ATGCGGGCCGACGCCAGGAAGAACCGCGACCACCTGCTCGCAGTAGCGGGCACCGCCATCACCGAGCAAGGCGTCGACGTGTCACTGCGCGACATCGCGCGCAGGGCCGATGTCGGACTCGCGACGCTGCTCCGTCACTTCCCGACGCGCGAGGCGCTGCTCGACGCCCTGCTCCGCACGAGCTTCGACGAGCTGACCGCCAAGGCAGGCGCCCTCGAAACGGCCGGCTCGCCCGACGACGCCCTCGTATCGTGGCTGCGCGACTGCGTCGCGTGGACAACCGAGTACCGGGGCGCTGTGGTGCTGATGGCAGCCGCCATCGAGGACACCGAGTCCGCACTCCACGCGTCGTGCGTCACGCTGCGCGCGGCCGGCGCGCGGCTCCTCACCCGTGCCCAGGCCGCCGGCACCGCGCGGACCGACATGGACGGCGACGATGTGTTCGCCCTGGTAGCGGCGCTCGCCTGGCTCGGCGATCAACCCTCGCTCGCGCCACGCGCCGATCACCTCTTCGACGTTGTCGCAAGCGCGATCCTCACCAGCGCAGCGAGCAGCGATGCCGAGGGGGGAACGCCGCCCTCCCGCCCGTAG
- a CDS encoding class I SAM-dependent methyltransferase yields the protein MTTYDHIGATYSHTRRPDPRIAAQIHEALGDAATVINVGAGAGSYEPPATVLAVEPSSLMIAQRPTGFARALQASAESIPIADDSADAVMALLTVHHWTDLEAGIGELLRIARQRVVVFTWDQDIFRRFWLLDEYLPEVAAFDGRRAVPIDRMVALLGGARIETVPVPHDCTDGFGAAFWRRPEAYLNPKVRSGISMLAQTGEEVLRPGLARLSSDLSSGLWHERHADLLNRETLDVGYRLLVADL from the coding sequence GTGACGACGTATGACCACATCGGCGCGACCTACAGTCACACGCGGCGACCGGATCCCCGGATCGCTGCCCAAATCCACGAGGCGCTCGGCGATGCCGCCACCGTCATCAACGTGGGTGCCGGCGCCGGCTCCTACGAACCACCGGCAACGGTGCTGGCGGTTGAACCCAGTTCCTTGATGATCGCCCAACGCCCGACCGGATTCGCGCGGGCCCTGCAGGCATCGGCGGAGTCGATTCCCATCGCCGACGACTCGGCCGACGCGGTGATGGCGCTGCTGACCGTGCACCACTGGACCGACCTGGAAGCCGGCATCGGGGAACTCCTTCGGATCGCCCGGCAGCGCGTCGTCGTCTTCACGTGGGACCAGGACATCTTCCGCAGGTTCTGGCTGCTGGACGAATACCTGCCAGAGGTGGCCGCGTTCGACGGCAGACGGGCCGTCCCGATCGACCGGATGGTTGCGCTGCTCGGAGGCGCGCGCATCGAGACGGTCCCGGTCCCGCACGACTGCACCGACGGATTCGGCGCCGCCTTCTGGCGCCGACCTGAGGCGTACCTCAACCCGAAAGTGCGATCCGGCATATCGATGCTCGCCCAGACCGGTGAGGAGGTCCTCCGCCCGGGCCTGGCCCGGCTGTCCAGCGACCTGTCTTCCGGGCTGTGGCACGAACGCCATGCTGACCTGCTGAACCGCGAAACGCTCGACGTGGGCTACCGACTTCTCGTAGCCGACCTGTAG
- a CDS encoding DEAD/DEAH box helicase yields the protein MNRTPRNDQRSGQTGRSRPQIPGRSGGKGRPTSPQGEFAAPATTTPALPPMTAFTELRLPPALLKTLTDLGVDEPFPIQAATLPDALAGRDVLGRGRTGSGKTLAFGLPLLTRTAGQRAEPKRPRALVLVPTRELAQQVTEALTPYARALDLRLATVVGGLSIGRQVGAIRAGAEVVVATPGRLSDLVARRDCHLDHVRITVLDEADQMADLGFMPQVTELLDQVRAGGQRMLFSATLDNNIDLLVRRYLTDPVVHSVDPSAATVVAMEHHVLYVHAADKYATATEIAARDGRVIMFLDTKHAVDQFTRHLEGSGVAAAGLHSGKSQPQRTRALARFKNGEVTTLVATNVAARGIHIDDLDLVVNVDPPGDAKDYLHRGGRTARAGRSGRVVTLVTTHQRPDMTRLMSDAGIRPTVTQVRSGDAALSRITGAKAPSGVPVAGAPAAQAPARGGAPFRGLGTRPGRESRKTAEARQMAAAREAARIRRGN from the coding sequence ATGAACCGTACGCCCCGGAACGACCAGCGCTCCGGCCAGACCGGCCGTTCCCGCCCGCAGATTCCCGGCCGCTCCGGCGGCAAGGGGCGCCCCACGTCCCCACAGGGCGAGTTCGCGGCACCCGCGACGACGACCCCGGCCCTGCCGCCGATGACGGCGTTCACCGAGCTCCGGCTCCCGCCGGCCCTGCTGAAGACCCTGACCGACCTCGGCGTGGACGAACCGTTCCCCATCCAGGCCGCCACCCTGCCGGACGCGCTGGCCGGCCGGGACGTGCTCGGCCGGGGACGCACCGGCTCGGGCAAGACCCTGGCCTTCGGCCTGCCGCTCCTGACCCGTACAGCCGGGCAGCGTGCCGAGCCCAAGCGGCCCCGCGCACTGGTCCTGGTGCCCACCCGTGAACTGGCGCAGCAGGTCACCGAAGCACTCACCCCCTACGCCCGGGCGCTGGACCTCAGGCTCGCCACCGTGGTCGGCGGCCTCTCGATCGGCCGGCAGGTCGGAGCGATCCGGGCGGGGGCCGAGGTCGTCGTCGCCACGCCCGGACGTCTGAGCGACCTCGTCGCGCGCCGTGACTGCCACCTGGACCACGTGCGGATCACGGTCCTGGACGAGGCGGACCAGATGGCCGACCTGGGGTTCATGCCGCAGGTCACCGAGCTGCTGGACCAGGTGCGGGCCGGCGGCCAGCGGATGCTGTTCTCGGCCACCCTCGACAACAACATCGACCTCCTGGTCCGTCGCTACCTGACCGATCCGGTGGTCCACTCGGTCGACCCCTCGGCCGCGACCGTCGTCGCCATGGAACACCACGTGCTGTACGTCCACGCCGCCGACAAGTACGCCACCGCCACCGAGATCGCCGCCCGTGACGGCCGGGTGATCATGTTCCTGGACACCAAGCACGCGGTCGACCAGTTCACCAGGCACCTCGAGGGTTCCGGTGTCGCGGCGGCGGGCCTGCACAGCGGGAAGTCCCAGCCGCAGCGCACCCGGGCCCTCGCCCGGTTCAAGAACGGCGAGGTGACGACCCTGGTGGCCACCAACGTCGCCGCCCGCGGCATTCACATCGACGACCTGGACCTCGTAGTCAACGTCGATCCTCCCGGTGACGCCAAGGACTACCTCCACCGCGGCGGGCGGACCGCGCGGGCCGGCCGGTCCGGCCGGGTGGTGACCCTCGTGACCACTCACCAGCGCCCCGACATGACCCGGCTCATGTCCGACGCGGGCATCCGGCCGACGGTCACCCAGGTGCGTTCCGGCGACGCGGCGCTGAGCCGGATCACCGGGGCCAAGGCCCCGTCCGGCGTTCCCGTCGCCGGCGCACCGGCCGCGCAGGCGCCGGCACGCGGTGGCGCCCCGTTCCGCGGCCTGGGCACACGCCCCGGCCGGGAGTCGCGCAAAACGGCCGAGGCCCGCCAGATGGCCGCGGCCCGCGAGGCCGCCCGCATCCGCCGGGGCAACTGA
- a CDS encoding RIO-like kinase produces the protein MRERFADGESFTRIRPKGTRRRGHRDADEAFEEAFPEYAARRPSAVGDARSTADAGSTVFETGAEDDEDILEEPTPGPSTDGPAEGDRWSTWDRSTPTEKGPEPRPAWVVTDLAAVDFELGIVKTGKEADVFLIERAVPGTDRRTLMAAKRYRDGQHRMFHRDSGYLEGRAHKESRISRAMAKRTAFGKEAIAGQWAGAEFAALSRLWSAGVAVPYPVQILGTEILMEFIGDRSGTAAPRLAQLRSEEVDLEDLWEQLGRSLSVLARDGYAHGDLSAYNILVHEGRLVVIDVPQIVDVVANPRGLSFLERDVRNVGAWFVSRGLAERRVEELARALAFDARLG, from the coding sequence ATGCGTGAGCGCTTTGCCGACGGCGAGTCCTTCACCCGTATCCGCCCCAAGGGCACCAGACGACGTGGTCACCGCGACGCTGACGAGGCCTTCGAGGAGGCCTTCCCCGAGTACGCGGCACGCCGGCCCTCGGCGGTCGGGGATGCCCGCAGCACCGCGGACGCCGGTTCCACCGTCTTCGAGACCGGTGCCGAAGACGACGAGGACATCCTCGAGGAACCAACTCCCGGCCCCTCAACCGACGGCCCTGCCGAGGGTGACCGCTGGTCCACCTGGGATCGGTCGACCCCGACCGAGAAGGGCCCCGAGCCGCGCCCCGCGTGGGTGGTGACGGACCTGGCCGCCGTCGACTTCGAACTCGGGATCGTCAAGACCGGCAAAGAGGCCGACGTCTTCCTGATCGAACGGGCGGTGCCCGGAACCGACCGCCGCACCCTGATGGCCGCCAAACGCTACCGCGACGGACAGCACCGCATGTTCCACCGCGACTCCGGATACCTGGAAGGGCGTGCCCACAAGGAGTCCCGGATCAGCCGGGCGATGGCCAAGCGCACGGCTTTCGGCAAGGAGGCCATCGCCGGCCAGTGGGCCGGCGCCGAGTTCGCGGCGTTGTCGCGGCTGTGGTCGGCGGGGGTGGCCGTGCCGTACCCCGTGCAGATCCTCGGGACCGAGATCCTGATGGAGTTCATCGGCGACCGGTCGGGGACGGCCGCGCCACGTCTCGCCCAGCTCCGCTCGGAAGAAGTCGATCTGGAGGATCTGTGGGAGCAACTGGGCCGCAGCTTGTCCGTGCTCGCGCGTGACGGCTATGCGCACGGCGACCTGTCGGCCTACAACATCCTTGTCCACGAGGGCCGACTGGTCGTCATCGATGTGCCGCAGATCGTCGACGTCGTCGCGAACCCGCGGGGTCTGTCCTTCCTGGAGCGCGATGTCCGCAACGTGGGTGCCTGGTTCGTCTCCAGGGGCCTCGCCGAGCGGCGTGTCGAGGAGCTGGCGCGGGCGTTGGCCTTTGACGCACGGCTGGGCTGA
- a CDS encoding GNAT family N-acetyltransferase produces the protein MTEIQTPRLLLRRWQDDDLVPMAEINGDPQVMRWVGDGSVRDLEHTAEAIERWEEEWDEEGFGLFAVEMLASGELAGFTGLSLPEFLPEVMPEVSVCWRLGTQFWGQGYASEAAHATMEFALQDRGLERLIGIARIGDDASENVMRKLGMAPQRETTHPEYGFPLRVHAIDLTEFHA, from the coding sequence ATGACCGAGATCCAGACCCCCCGCCTGCTCCTGCGCCGCTGGCAGGACGACGACCTGGTCCCCATGGCCGAGATCAACGGCGACCCGCAGGTGATGCGCTGGGTCGGCGACGGCTCCGTACGCGACCTGGAACATACGGCGGAAGCCATCGAGCGGTGGGAGGAGGAGTGGGACGAGGAGGGCTTCGGTCTCTTCGCCGTCGAGATGCTGGCCTCGGGTGAACTGGCCGGTTTCACCGGCCTGTCCCTGCCGGAATTCCTGCCGGAGGTGATGCCCGAGGTGTCCGTCTGCTGGCGGCTGGGCACGCAGTTCTGGGGTCAGGGCTACGCCTCGGAGGCCGCCCACGCCACGATGGAGTTCGCGCTCCAGGACCGTGGCCTGGAACGCCTGATCGGCATCGCCCGGATCGGCGACGACGCCTCGGAGAACGTCATGCGCAAACTCGGCATGGCGCCGCAACGCGAAACCACGCACCCGGAGTACGGTTTCCCGCTGCGCGTCCACGCCATCGACCTCACCGAATTCCACGCCTGA
- a CDS encoding fic family toxin-antitoxin system, toxin component → MLLQVAEHILGDPQADDLGVLPAAVARHRAEAMGRDVYGSIWLKAAALLHTLVRLPALEHSNGQFGWLAAVAFLRVNGHTLTYPPKDAAVLVRDAISGEKSVKEIALQLRQWGTA, encoded by the coding sequence ATGCTGCTGCAGGTCGCCGAGCACATTCTCGGCGACCCGCAGGCCGACGACTTGGGAGTACTTCCCGCCGCGGTCGCCCGCCACCGCGCGGAGGCCATGGGCCGGGATGTCTACGGCTCGATCTGGCTCAAGGCTGCCGCGCTGCTCCACACCCTGGTGAGGCTCCCGGCCCTCGAGCACTCCAACGGCCAGTTCGGATGGCTCGCCGCAGTCGCGTTCCTCCGCGTGAACGGCCACACCCTGACCTACCCGCCCAAGGACGCCGCTGTCCTGGTCCGCGACGCCATCTCCGGCGAGAAGTCCGTCAAGGAGATCGCCCTGCAACTTCGCCAATGGGGCACCGCCTGA
- a CDS encoding deoxynucleoside kinase — translation MSVICVGGMIGIGKTSVAELLAKELGSEVFYESVEDNPILPLFYTASPEEIQAKRYPFLLQLYFLQTRFASIKEAYRQGDNVLDRSIYEDWYFAKVNHDLGRISSLEMRVYEGLLDEMMREIDGLPYRKAPDLMVYLKADFETVLHRIGLRGRDFEQDESLVEYYRTLWSGYDDWVHKHYSASEVLVVDMNHTDVVNNPEDAARVAREVKDALAAVGHRANATGETAECETPAAVCA, via the coding sequence ATGTCAGTGATCTGCGTCGGAGGCATGATCGGAATCGGCAAGACGAGTGTGGCCGAACTGCTCGCCAAGGAACTGGGCAGCGAAGTCTTCTACGAGAGCGTGGAAGACAATCCGATCCTTCCGCTCTTCTACACGGCGAGCCCCGAGGAGATCCAGGCCAAGCGGTACCCCTTCCTGCTTCAGCTCTACTTCCTGCAGACGCGGTTCGCCTCGATCAAGGAGGCGTACAGGCAGGGCGACAACGTCCTCGACCGGTCCATCTACGAGGACTGGTACTTCGCCAAGGTCAACCACGACCTGGGCCGGATCAGCTCCCTCGAGATGCGGGTGTACGAGGGGCTGCTCGACGAGATGATGCGCGAGATCGACGGCCTGCCGTACCGCAAGGCACCCGATCTCATGGTCTATCTCAAGGCGGACTTCGAGACGGTGCTGCACCGTATCGGGCTGCGGGGCCGAGATTTCGAACAGGACGAGAGCCTCGTCGAGTACTACCGGACGCTGTGGTCCGGCTACGACGACTGGGTGCACAAGCACTACTCGGCCAGCGAGGTCCTCGTCGTCGACATGAATCACACCGATGTGGTGAACAACCCCGAGGACGCGGCCCGCGTGGCGCGGGAGGTCAAGGACGCCCTGGCGGCGGTCGGGCACCGGGCGAATGCCACCGGCGAGACCGCCGAATGCGAGACGCCCGCGGCGGTCTGCGCCTGA
- a CDS encoding CBS domain-containing protein, producing the protein MKGNDQLTARDIMSGGVQCVGAHQSLQEAAKMMRDLNVGCLPICGDDNRLTGLITDRDIVVQCDAEGIDPATVQAGTLAGNLRWIDASAGADEALQVMEQHQIKRLPVIDTEQGHQLVGMISEADLARNLTDTQIAEFVTRVYVNA; encoded by the coding sequence ATGAAGGGCAACGACCAGCTCACCGCCAGGGACATCATGTCCGGCGGAGTCCAATGCGTCGGCGCGCACCAGTCGCTTCAGGAAGCGGCAAAGATGATGCGCGACCTGAACGTCGGATGCCTGCCCATCTGCGGGGACGACAACAGGCTCACGGGCCTGATCACCGACCGCGACATAGTCGTCCAGTGCGACGCAGAGGGCATCGACCCGGCAACGGTACAGGCGGGAACCCTTGCCGGAAACCTGCGCTGGATCGACGCGAGCGCCGGTGCCGATGAGGCATTGCAGGTGATGGAGCAGCATCAGATCAAGCGTCTGCCGGTGATCGACACGGAACAGGGGCACCAACTGGTCGGCATGATCAGCGAAGCCGACCTCGCGCGCAACCTCACAGACACGCAGATCGCGGAATTCGTGACCCGGGTGTACGTCAACGCCTGA